In the Helianthus annuus cultivar XRQ/B chromosome 11, HanXRQr2.0-SUNRISE, whole genome shotgun sequence genome, one interval contains:
- the LOC110888011 gene encoding vegetative cell wall protein gp1-like, whose product MVSSSDTGVSDTVDHMAVVSDDEIPSEGDVYTSDTTSTDDDDFQPFALPDIGVEVHPADGIPAGDLPLAVIPAPVPLVAFPMADVPLNVVSDDDIDLFEEGPPEGDYEGGAPIDVDAILPIAEAPVEEAPLDSPIPDSLESVASASLHDQGVQHHSPDADPDVTMSAAPGPSHKFEFDHEIDGDFDPVFPPDFDPDHEIEIIHMDQPLEALVAPIDPLFDIPSNFDMDLANPEPVMAPKPVVTPDPAPKPDPVLDDAPALAPPIADLPTVAPPVVDDPIADAPLLDPVPVLVDRAPFAAHIDPRYADTRNGWIEDDDNYPPFVLPVTPPVAPVSAPSEIPLLPPHTSDAHRTDLPITFLQDIPPPRPGEGSSRQPPVFVPPVPSSVPFMSQFPHTAPSFVPSGEPFLWTTPHVMPLSDPYHPFHVGILRRIYLRRCSYSRTH is encoded by the coding sequence ATGGTTTCTTCTTCCGACACAGGAGTATCAGACACAGTGGACCACATGGCGGTTGTGTCAGACGATGAGATACCATCCGAGGGAGATGTTTACACGTCAGATACCACGAGCACGGATGACGATGATTTTCAGCCGTTCGCTCTGCCAGACATCGGAGTTGAGGTTCATCCTGCTGATGGCATTCCTGCTGGGGATCTACCTCTTGCTGTGATCCCTGCTCCCGTTCCACTTGTTGCTTTTCCCATGGCAGATGTGCCACTCAATGTCGTGTCTGATGATGACATTGATCTTTTCGAGGAGGGTCCCCCTGAGGGCGACTATGAGGGTGGGGCCCCGATTGATGTTGATGCTATCCTTCCTATTGCTGAGGCTCCTGTAGAGGAGGCTCCTCTTGATTCACCTATTCCAGACTCGTTGGAGTCTGTAGCATCTGCTTCTTTGCACGACCAGGGTGTGCAGCATCACTCTCCTGACGCTGACCCCGACGTAACGATGTCAGCTGCACCTGGTCCGTCACACAAGTTTGAGTTTGACCATGAGATCGATGGCGATTTTGACCCAGTTTTTCCTCCTGATTTCGATCCTGATCATGAGATCGAGATTATTCATATGGACCAGCCCTTAGAGGCGCTAGTGGCTCCTATTGATCCGTTGTTTGACATCCCTTCCAACTTTGATATGGACCTCGCTAACCCTGAGCCTGTCATGGCCCCAAAGCCTGTTGTTACTCCTGACCCTGCACCAAAGCCCGACCCTGTTCTCGATGATGCACCAGCCCTTGCACCACCCATTGCTGACCTTCCCACTGTTGCACCACCAGTGGTGGATGATCCTATTGCTGATGCACCTTTACTTGATCCCGTGCCGGTATTGGTTGACCGTGCACCTTTCGCCGCTCACATCGATCCTCGTTATGCTgacacccgtaacgggtggatCGAGGATGATGACAACTACCCACCGTTTGTGCTACCCGTCACTCCTCCCGTAGCACCTGTTTCCGCACCTTCTGAGATTCCATTGTTACCCCCACACACCTCTGACGCCCATCGCACTGATCTTCCCATCACATTcctccaggacataccgccacctcgtcctggggagggttcatcAAGGCAGCCGCCTGTTTTTGTTCCACCTGTACCGTCATCAGTACCATTCATGTCCCAGTTCCCTCATACTGCACCATCATTCGTACCTTCGGGCGAGCCGTTTTTGTGGACTACGCCCCATGTTATGCCATTATCTGACCCGTACCACCCATTTCATGTGGGTATACTACGGAGGATATACTTGCGTCGTTGCAGCTACAGCAGGACGCACTGA